One window from the genome of Gimesia aquarii encodes:
- a CDS encoding PQQ-binding-like beta-propeller repeat protein: MRSIRLFCLVFCLISGFGLSQIDAAIFSGIIQSISEDQKRVVIKSSQGKEKSFLIPDTIPTTFNGKKTKFDQFKVGQRATVFTSASGTITRFSVRNSTNRSATKSKPKPRVSKRKKEVQMKDQFGSANQGNATQAWTQFRGPGRANISAETGLLKDWNQAPPKLLWTARGLGEGYSSVSLSGNLLFTMGTKSNEEVVIALDVNTGEIVWSQSNGSIFKDGQGNGPRSTPTIDGNVLYALGANGDLSCMTTRDGNVEWTKNILQEFNASNIVWGISESPLIDGEKLICSPGGQGAAMVALNKQNGAMIWKAAVPGNPKAAYSSAIIVNVGGVKQYVNFTHDGIMGVNAKTGIPLWGNNRAANKTANCSAPLFSARNNAIFYASGYGTGGALLKLSASQNRATAQLGFFTQDMKNHHGGMVVVDGFVYGSSDPGVLTCINLSNGETVWQNRSVGKGALTCADGHIYMRSEAGPIALVELNPKAYVEKGRFNQPQRSGKPAWPHPVVADGKLFLRDQDSLLCYDLRSK; the protein is encoded by the coding sequence ATGCGGTCGATTCGTCTCTTTTGTCTGGTGTTTTGTCTGATTTCAGGATTTGGGTTGTCTCAGATTGATGCTGCTATTTTTAGTGGAATTATTCAATCGATTTCGGAAGACCAAAAACGAGTGGTTATCAAATCATCTCAAGGTAAAGAAAAAAGCTTTTTAATCCCAGATACAATTCCCACAACGTTCAACGGCAAAAAAACAAAATTTGATCAATTTAAGGTGGGGCAAAGAGCGACGGTTTTTACTTCAGCCTCTGGAACAATTACTCGATTTTCAGTAAGGAATAGCACGAATCGTAGTGCTACAAAATCAAAACCGAAGCCTCGTGTGAGTAAACGCAAAAAAGAAGTGCAGATGAAAGATCAGTTTGGATCTGCCAATCAAGGGAATGCAACTCAAGCATGGACTCAGTTTCGAGGCCCGGGGCGAGCAAACATTTCTGCAGAGACAGGCTTGTTAAAAGACTGGAATCAGGCTCCACCCAAATTACTGTGGACTGCCCGTGGTTTAGGAGAAGGGTACTCTTCCGTTTCACTCAGTGGAAATCTGTTATTTACTATGGGAACCAAGTCAAATGAAGAAGTGGTCATTGCCCTTGACGTAAATACGGGAGAAATAGTCTGGTCTCAGTCAAATGGTTCTATTTTTAAAGATGGACAGGGAAATGGCCCCCGCTCGACTCCAACCATTGATGGTAACGTTTTATATGCGCTAGGGGCAAATGGAGATCTCTCCTGCATGACAACCAGAGACGGGAACGTGGAATGGACCAAAAATATCCTTCAAGAATTCAATGCGAGTAATATCGTGTGGGGTATTAGTGAATCTCCGTTAATTGATGGCGAAAAATTGATTTGTTCTCCCGGCGGTCAGGGAGCAGCTATGGTGGCACTAAATAAGCAGAATGGTGCTATGATTTGGAAAGCGGCTGTTCCCGGTAATCCTAAAGCTGCATACTCATCTGCCATCATTGTGAATGTTGGAGGTGTCAAACAATATGTCAACTTTACCCATGATGGAATCATGGGAGTTAACGCCAAAACTGGAATACCTTTATGGGGAAATAATCGTGCAGCAAATAAAACAGCGAACTGCTCTGCCCCACTTTTCTCCGCTCGTAACAACGCAATTTTTTATGCCTCAGGCTATGGAACCGGTGGTGCTCTGCTTAAATTATCTGCTTCACAAAATCGTGCGACTGCTCAGCTAGGGTTCTTCACCCAAGATATGAAAAACCACCATGGTGGTATGGTGGTAGTAGATGGGTTCGTTTATGGGTCAAGCGATCCAGGTGTGCTTACTTGTATCAATTTATCAAATGGAGAAACAGTCTGGCAGAATCGATCTGTTGGTAAAGGGGCACTTACTTGTGCTGATGGTCATATCTATATGCGGAGTGAAGCAGGCCCTATTGCCTTAGTTGAGCTCAATCCCAAAGCGTATGTAGAAAAAGGGCGGTTCAACCAACCTCAACGGAGTGGAAAGCCCGCTTGGCCTCATCCTGTTGTAGCCGATGGGAAATTATTTTTACGTGATCAGGATTCACTTTTATGTTATGACTTACGTAGTAAATAA
- a CDS encoding endonuclease/exonuclease/phosphatase family protein — protein MKGPRFWLSRIFILSLSTFLVLALMIRLTIRDSGGVISTLIYYMTPLILLSFGAAILFVLSWRAGWHRIAFVWLVLSIITGIWCANTQFQRNNSQLELKEVNRSIRRIAFWNIGDRLWGMDAVLDELRNLDADLIGLVEAGPGSAEMKQFWLNSFPDHPHQVVKNGFVCLSRVPITHHSSGTLSEMGKYERLSLKPDQRAKAELSVYLVDIKSNVLKSRKEALVALAKLVSETNDQPALVLGDFNTPSDSVHFQPLRRYLKNSFEVAGDGYMATWPLPLPVLDLDSIWVNDQIGVSHCENRWTWVSDHRPVLTEVFLR, from the coding sequence ATGAAGGGGCCACGATTCTGGCTGTCTAGAATTTTCATTCTCAGCCTCTCTACGTTTTTAGTTTTGGCGTTAATGATTCGGTTAACGATTCGTGATTCCGGAGGTGTAATATCAACATTAATTTATTACATGACACCACTGATTTTACTAAGTTTTGGAGCGGCGATACTTTTTGTTTTATCCTGGCGCGCTGGTTGGCATCGAATTGCTTTCGTCTGGCTCGTGCTATCTATTATTACGGGGATTTGGTGTGCGAACACTCAATTTCAGCGCAACAACTCTCAGTTAGAATTAAAAGAGGTAAATCGTTCAATAAGACGGATTGCTTTTTGGAATATTGGAGATCGACTGTGGGGCATGGATGCGGTTTTAGATGAGTTAAGAAATTTGGATGCTGATCTCATCGGTCTAGTGGAAGCAGGACCTGGTTCAGCTGAAATGAAACAGTTTTGGCTGAATTCATTTCCCGATCATCCTCATCAAGTTGTAAAGAATGGCTTTGTGTGCTTATCCAGAGTGCCCATTACACATCATAGTTCAGGTACACTTAGCGAGATGGGGAAGTATGAACGATTGAGTTTGAAGCCAGATCAGAGGGCAAAAGCCGAATTATCGGTTTATCTTGTAGACATTAAGAGCAATGTATTGAAATCAAGAAAGGAAGCACTAGTCGCATTGGCGAAATTAGTTTCTGAAACAAACGATCAACCTGCTTTAGTCTTGGGGGATTTTAATACTCCCAGTGATTCAGTTCACTTTCAACCTTTAAGAAGGTACTTAAAAAATTCTTTTGAAGTCGCTGGAGATGGCTATATGGCAACTTGGCCTTTACCTCTGCCAGTTCTCGACCTCGACAGTATTTGGGTGAACGATCAGATTGGTGTCAGTCATTGCGAAAATAGATGGACTTGGGTATCTGACCATCGTCCTGTGTTGACCGAAGTCTTTCTGAGGTAA
- a CDS encoding RidA family protein → MSQTPEERIQELGHSLPSPPQAVGSYIPATQFGNVIVTSGQLPFIGSELMFKGKIGDQLHEDDGSNAASLCLLNALAQVKSVTGELSKINKVIRLEGYVHSAPGFDRQPYILNAASQLLTDIFGDIGKHTRVALGISEMPLNAAVQLALWVEIKE, encoded by the coding sequence ATGAGCCAAACTCCGGAAGAACGCATACAGGAACTGGGACATTCCTTACCATCTCCACCGCAAGCTGTTGGATCATATATTCCGGCTACACAGTTTGGAAATGTGATTGTGACGAGTGGTCAGCTACCTTTTATTGGTTCCGAACTAATGTTTAAAGGAAAAATCGGTGACCAACTTCATGAAGATGATGGTTCCAATGCAGCCAGCTTGTGCCTTTTGAATGCCTTAGCTCAAGTTAAATCTGTTACCGGTGAGCTGTCAAAGATTAATAAAGTGATTCGATTAGAGGGATATGTACATTCTGCTCCTGGATTTGATCGACAACCCTATATCCTGAATGCTGCATCTCAGCTTTTGACAGACATATTTGGCGATATAGGAAAACACACTCGTGTGGCTTTAGGGATTTCAGAAATGCCATTGAATGCTGCCGTTCAATTAGCCCTCTGGGTCGAAATCAAGGAATAG
- a CDS encoding PQQ-binding-like beta-propeller repeat protein, whose translation MPSPEILFNWMYFFSSHAFQMRMTCICLALIVNLGLANGQLPKVTPGSSKSNTIVPTEEPEEKATQSLQKGTWTSFLGNHRNGISDETGHNLNWNRHRPTVLWRVPLGGGFSSIVVAEGRIWTMATHLNNDYVVCFDAHTGKKLWSTLAAPTYLDRQRQARGPRSTPTYQAGKLYCLLPAGDLLCLDSASGKVTWRVNIFQLSGAQRQEQKTIYYWGMSASPLIEGDLVILQPGGSKNNSVIAVNKNTGKLVWAAGSDSPGYGSPIVIEAEDQRQLIVPTGQSVLSLTPDKGDLLWRIVWGNKYNCNCATPIWNEDSLFISSAYGTGCMRFALTTQNEQIRPISRWKNLALQNQFATSIIKDGYIYGPHGDLASVTYRCLDMQRGKVQWISRRVGKCTQIAVQDHIICLTEQGTLILIEANPTEYREKGKLTGLLSFKAWAHPAIANKRLYIRDEKRLICIDLKQK comes from the coding sequence ATGCCTTCTCCAGAAATCTTATTTAACTGGATGTACTTTTTTAGTTCACATGCATTTCAAATGAGAATGACCTGTATTTGCCTTGCCTTAATAGTAAACTTGGGTCTTGCAAACGGTCAACTTCCTAAGGTCACTCCTGGCAGTTCTAAATCAAATACAATAGTACCCACGGAAGAACCTGAGGAAAAAGCAACACAGTCTCTACAGAAAGGAACCTGGACTTCCTTTCTTGGGAATCACCGTAATGGAATTTCAGACGAAACCGGGCACAATTTAAACTGGAATCGGCATCGTCCTACCGTTCTCTGGAGGGTCCCCCTGGGAGGCGGTTTTTCTTCGATCGTGGTCGCCGAGGGTCGTATTTGGACTATGGCGACACATCTAAATAATGATTATGTCGTTTGTTTTGATGCGCACACAGGAAAAAAACTATGGTCTACCTTGGCCGCTCCGACTTACCTTGATAGACAAAGACAAGCACGTGGACCACGATCAACGCCAACATATCAAGCAGGCAAATTATACTGTCTCTTACCAGCGGGTGATTTGCTATGCCTCGATAGCGCTTCTGGAAAAGTCACATGGCGAGTGAATATTTTCCAGCTCAGTGGTGCCCAAAGACAAGAACAGAAAACAATTTATTACTGGGGCATGTCAGCTTCACCTCTCATCGAAGGAGATCTAGTGATTCTCCAACCAGGCGGATCCAAAAACAACTCCGTGATTGCCGTTAATAAAAATACCGGAAAATTGGTTTGGGCTGCTGGAAGTGATTCCCCTGGCTATGGCTCTCCGATCGTGATTGAAGCTGAAGATCAAAGACAACTCATCGTCCCTACCGGCCAATCTGTTCTCTCACTTACGCCTGACAAGGGAGATCTGCTCTGGAGAATTGTCTGGGGAAATAAATATAACTGTAACTGCGCCACACCGATCTGGAATGAAGACTCGCTATTTATTTCCTCTGCGTATGGAACTGGTTGTATGCGATTTGCGTTAACTACGCAGAATGAACAAATTCGCCCTATTTCACGCTGGAAAAACCTTGCACTTCAAAATCAATTTGCCACAAGTATTATCAAGGATGGATATATTTATGGTCCACATGGAGACTTGGCTTCAGTCACATATCGCTGCCTTGATATGCAACGCGGTAAAGTGCAATGGATCTCCAGGCGAGTAGGAAAGTGCACACAAATCGCTGTGCAAGACCACATAATTTGTCTCACAGAGCAGGGAACACTGATTTTAATTGAAGCGAATCCAACTGAGTATCGTGAAAAAGGAAAACTCACTGGACTACTCAGCTTTAAAGCTTGGGCGCATCCAGCAATTGCAAACAAAAGGCTTTATATTCGAGACGAAAAAAGGCTCATCTGCATCGACCTTAAACAAAAATAG
- a CDS encoding Flp family type IVb pilin: MLNKIRTQSQKWKQKVRGAVFVEYLLLLTIIGIGAIAGLTTLRSALINELMDLANAINAINS, encoded by the coding sequence GTGTTAAACAAAATCCGGACACAATCACAAAAGTGGAAGCAAAAAGTCCGCGGTGCTGTATTTGTTGAATATCTGCTGCTGCTTACTATCATTGGAATTGGTGCGATTGCTGGTCTCACTACATTACGTAGTGCATTGATCAATGAATTAATGGATTTAGCAAACGCAATCAATGCAATCAATTCCTGA
- a CDS encoding STAS domain-containing protein gives MPADYPPEIVKEGQVTVVALGPEYENLDEPRLDALTEVLLQVAETASPPVVVLDLSHTLFFGSAFIEVIFRMWNRLNHRDGGRFCICGLSEYCTEVLQVTHLDKLWETYANRDEAIKALNS, from the coding sequence ATGCCTGCCGATTATCCACCAGAAATAGTCAAAGAGGGTCAAGTCACTGTAGTGGCCTTGGGGCCAGAGTACGAGAATCTGGATGAACCAAGACTCGATGCGTTGACAGAGGTACTACTACAAGTTGCTGAAACCGCATCACCTCCAGTAGTTGTGCTAGACCTTTCTCATACATTATTTTTTGGGTCTGCCTTTATTGAAGTCATCTTTAGAATGTGGAATCGCCTCAATCACCGAGATGGCGGACGATTTTGTATTTGTGGCCTCAGCGAATATTGTACAGAAGTTTTGCAGGTAACCCATCTTGATAAGCTCTGGGAAACCTATGCGAATAGAGATGAAGCTATTAAAGCATTGAACTCGTAA
- a CDS encoding S1C family serine protease, with the protein MNLQKTPQGSGSGFIWDRKGHIVTNFHVIQKADEVSVTLADNSTWKATYVGFAPSKDLAVLKINAPSEQLRPIKVGASTDLQVGQTVLAIGNPFGLDQTLTIGIISGLGREIISVTGRSIRNVIQTDAAINPGNSGGPLLDSSGLLIGMNTAIYSSSHVYAGIGYAVPVDLVSRFVPQLIRYGVIQIPSLNFTGVDDFLTRRLRLNNLLPRDSHGVMVRNVIPGGAADLAGLEAIRLDNKGNLVLGDLIMQVDQMPISDANDLLDALEAHKVGDEVTLIVLRNNQKIKLSTKLQEWKNEQ; encoded by the coding sequence ATGAACCTTCAAAAAACCCCACAGGGTTCAGGAAGTGGGTTTATCTGGGATCGTAAGGGGCACATTGTAACGAACTTCCACGTAATACAGAAAGCGGATGAAGTATCAGTTACGTTGGCAGACAATAGCACCTGGAAGGCAACTTATGTGGGATTCGCGCCCTCTAAAGATCTGGCGGTTTTAAAGATTAACGCACCCAGTGAGCAATTAAGACCAATTAAAGTAGGGGCTTCCACAGATCTTCAGGTGGGCCAAACAGTTCTGGCTATCGGTAACCCTTTTGGTCTAGATCAAACACTAACAATCGGCATTATTAGTGGCTTGGGGCGAGAAATTATCTCAGTCACAGGTAGGTCTATTAGAAATGTCATTCAAACTGATGCTGCAATCAATCCTGGAAATTCAGGTGGCCCGTTACTTGATAGTTCCGGTCTTTTAATAGGGATGAATACCGCTATCTATAGTTCTTCTCATGTTTATGCAGGAATAGGATACGCAGTGCCCGTCGATCTGGTGAGTCGATTTGTTCCTCAGTTGATACGTTACGGAGTAATTCAGATTCCCAGTTTGAACTTTACCGGGGTTGATGATTTTTTGACTCGAAGGCTTAGGCTAAATAATCTATTACCGAGAGATTCGCATGGAGTCATGGTAAGAAATGTGATTCCGGGAGGAGCCGCTGATTTAGCTGGTCTGGAGGCAATCAGATTAGATAATAAAGGGAATTTGGTGCTCGGCGACTTAATTATGCAGGTGGATCAAATGCCAATTTCTGATGCGAATGATTTATTGGATGCCTTAGAAGCACATAAGGTTGGTGATGAAGTGACTCTAATCGTTTTGCGAAATAATCAAAAAATCAAGTTGTCAACGAAATTACAAGAGTGGAAAAACGAACAATAA